A genomic window from Bos javanicus breed banteng chromosome 13, ARS-OSU_banteng_1.0, whole genome shotgun sequence includes:
- the PLCG1 gene encoding 1-phosphatidylinositol 4,5-bisphosphate phosphodiesterase gamma-1 isoform X1, with protein sequence MAGAASPCANGCGPSAPSDAEVVHLCRSLEVGTVMTLFYSKKSQRPERKTFQVKLETRQITWSRGADKIEGAIDIREIKEIRPGKTSRDFDRYQEDPAFRPDQSHCFVILYGMEFRLKTLSLQATSEDEVNMWIKGLTWLMEDTLQAATPLQIERWLRKQFYSVDRNREDRISAKDLKNMLSQVNYRVPNMRFLRERLTDLEQRTSDITYGQFAQLYRSLMYSAQKTMDLPFLEASALRAGERPELCRVSLPEFQQFLLEYQGELWAVDRLQVQEFMLSFLRDPLREIEEPYFFLDEFVTFLFSKENSIWNSQLDEVCPDTMNNPLSHYWISSSHNTYLTGDQFSSESSLEAYARCLRMGCRCIELDCWDGPDGMPVIYHGHTLTTKIKFSDVLHTIKEHAFVASEYPVILSIEDHCSIAQQRNMAQYFKKVLGDTLLTKPVDIAADGLPSPNQLKRKILIKHKKLAEGSAYEEVPTSVMYSENDISNSIKNGILYLEDPVNHEWYPHYFVLTSSKIYYSEETSSDQGNEDEEEPKEASGSTELHSNEKWFHGKLGAGRDGRHIAERLLTEYCIETGAPDGSFLVRESETFVGDYTLSFWRNGKVQHCRIHSRQDAGTPKFFLTDNLVFDSLYDLITHYQQVPLRCNEFEMRLSEPVPQTNAHESKEWYHASLTRAQAEHMLMRVPRDGAFLVRKRNEPNSYAISFRAEGKIKHCRVQQEGQTVMLGNSEFDSLVDLISYYEKHPLYRKMKLRYPINEEALEKIGTAEPDYGALYEGRNPGFYVEANPMPTFKCAVKALFDYKAQREDELTFTKSAIIQNVEKQEGGWWRGDYGGKKQLWFPSNYVEEMVSPAALEPEREHLDENSPLGDLLRGVLDVPACQIAVRPEGKNNRLFVFSISMASVAHWSLDVAADSQEELQDWVKKIREVAQTADARLTEGKMMERRKKIALELSELVVYCRPVPFDEEKIGTERACYRDMSSFPETKAEKYVNKAKGKKFLQYNRLQLSRIYPKGQRLDSSNYDPLPMWICGSQLVALNFQTPDKPMQMNQALFLAGGHCGYVLQPSVMRDEAFDPFDKSSLRGLEPCAICIEVLGARHLPKNGRGIVCPFVEIEVAGAEYDSIKQKTEFVVDNGLNPVWPAKPFHFQISNPEFAFLRFVVYEEDMFSDQNFLAQATFPVKGLKTGYRAVPLKNNYSEGLELASLLVKIDVFPAKQENGDLSPFGGASLRERSCDASGPLFHGRAREGSFEARYQQPFEDFRISQEHLADHFDGRDRRTPRRTRVNGDNRL encoded by the exons ttGACATTCGTGAAATCAAGGAGATCCGCCCAGGGAAGACCTCACGGGACTTCGATCGCTACCAAGAGGATCCTGCTTTTCGACCGGACCAGTCCCACTGCTTCGTCATCCTGTATGGAATGGAATTCCGCCTGAAGACCCTGAGCCTCCAAG CCACGTCTGAGGACGAAGTGAACATGTGGATCAAGGGCCTGACTTGGCTGATGGAGGACACGTTGCAGGCAGCCACACCCCTGCAGATTGAGAG GTGGCTGCGGAAGCAGTTCTACTCAGTGGACCGGAACCGTGAGGACCG GATATCGGCCAAGGACCTGAAGAACATGCTGTCCCAGGTCAACTACCGGGTCCCCAACATGCGCTTCCTCCGGGAGCGGCTGACG GACCTGGAGCAGCGCACCAGTGACATCACCTACGGGCAGTTTGCACAGCTGTACCGCAGCCTCATGTACAGCGCCCAGAAGACG ATGGACCTTCCTTTCCTGGAAGCCAGCGCCCTGAG GGCGGGGGAGCGGCCGGAGTTGTGCCGGGTGTCCCTTCCTGAGTTCCAGCAGTTCCTCCTCGAGTACCAAGGG GAGCTGTGGGCGGTGGACCGGCTTCAGGTGCAGGAGTTCATGCTCAGCTTCCTCCGAGACCCCTTGCGAGAGATTGAGGAGCCTTACTTCTTCCTGGACGAG TTCGTCACCTTCCTGTTCTCCAAGGAGAACAGCATATGGAACTCGCAGCTAGACGAGGTGTGCCCCGACACCATGAACAACCCCCTGTCCCACTACTGGATCTCCTCCTCGCACAACAC GTATCTGACCGGGGACCAGTTCTCCAGCGAGTCCTCCCTGGAAGCCTACGCTCGCTGCCTGCGGATGGGCTGCCGTTGCATTGAGT TGGACTGCTGGGACGGCCCGGATGGGATGCCGGTCATTTACCATGGACACACTCTGACCACCAAGATCAAGTTCTCAGACGTCCTGCACACTATCAAGGAGCACGCCTTTGTGGCCTCAGA GTACCCGGTCATCCTGTCCATCGAGGACCACTGCAGCATTGCCCAGCAGAGGAACATGGCCCAGTATTTCAAAAAGGTGCTTGGGGACACACTCCTCACCAAGCCCGTGGATATTGCAGCCGAcgggctcccctcccccaaccagcTCAAGAGGAAGATCCTTATCAAG CACAAGAAGTTGGCTGAGGGCAGTGCCTACGAGGAGGTGCCAACATCGGTGATGTACTCTGAGAACGACATCAGCAACTCCATCAAGAATGGCATCCTCTACCTGGAAGACCCTGTGAACCAT GAGTGGTACCCCCACTACTTCGTCCTGACCAGTAGCAAGATCTACTACTCGGAGGAGACCAGCAGCGACCAGGGCAACGAGGATGAGGAGGAGCCCAAGGAG GCCAGTGGCAGCACAGAGCTGCACTCCAACGAGAAGTGGTTCCACGGGAAGCTTGGGGCGGGCCGGGATGGGCGGCACATCGCCGAGCGCCTGCTCACGGAGTACTGCATTGAGACCGGGGCCCCCGACGGCTCCTTCCTTGTGCGCGAGAGCGAGACCTTTGTGGGCGACTACACTCTGTCCTTCTG GCGGAATGGCAAAGTGCAGCACTGCCGGATCCACTCCCGGCAGGACGCAGGCACCCCCAAGTTCTTCCTGACGGACAACCTCGTCTTCGACTCCCTCTATGACCTCATCACGCACTACCAGCAGGTGCCCCTGCGCTGCAACGAATTTGAGATGCGCCTCTCAGAGCCGGTCCCGCAGACCAACGCGCACGAGAGCAAAGA GTGGTACCACGCCAGCCTGACCAGAGCGCAGGCCGAGCACATGCTGATGCGTGTACCCAGGGACGGGGCCTTCCTGGTGCGGAAACGGAACGAGCCCAACTCCTACGCCATCTCCTTCCG GGCTGAGGGCAAGATCAAGCACTGCCGCGTCCAGCAGGAGGGCCAGACCGTGATGCTGGGCAACTCAGAGTTTGACAGCCTTGTCGACCTCATCAGCTACTACGAGAAGCACCCACTGTACCGCAAGATGAAGCTGCGCTACCCCATCAACGAGGAGGCTCTGGAGAAGATCGGCACAGCT GAGCCTGACTACGGCGCGCTGTACGAGGGCCGCAACCCTGGCTTCTATGTGGAGGCGAACCCCATGCCCACGTTCAAG TGCGCCGTCAAAGCTCTCTTCGACTACAAAGCGCAGCGGGAGGACGAGCTGACATTCACCAAGAGTGCCATCATCCAGAACGTGGAGAAGCAGGAGGGAGGCTG GTGGCGGGGTGACTACGGCGGGAAGAAGCAGCTGTGGTTCCCTTCAAACTACGTGGAGGAAATGGTCAGCCCGGCGGCCCTGGAGCCCGAGAGGGAG CACTTGGACGAGAACAGCCCACTCGGGGACTTGCTCCGGGGGGTCCTGGATGTGCCAGCTTGTCAGATAG cCGTCCGTCCCGAGGGCAAGAACAACCGGCTGTTCGTCTTCTCCATCAGCATGGCCTCGGTGGCACACTGGTCCCTGGATGTGGCTGCCGACTCGCAGGAAGAGCTGCAGGACTGGGTGAAGAAGATCCGGGAGGTGGCGCAGACAGCGGATGCCAGG CTCACCGAGGGCAAGATGATGGAGCGGAGGAAGAAGATCGCCCTAGAGCTCTCAGAGCTCGTCGTCTACTGCCGGCCTGTCCCTTTCGACGAAGAGA AGATTGGCACCGAACGGGCCTGCTACCGCGACATGTCGTCCTTCCCGGAGACCAAGGCCGAGAAGTACGTGAACAAGGCCAAAGGCAAGAAGTTCCTCCAGTACAACCGCCTGCAGCTCTCCCGCATCTACCCTAAGGGCCAGCGGCTGGACTCCTCCAATTACGACCCCCTGCCCATGTGGATCTGCGGCAGCCAGCTTGTGGCCCTCAACTTCCAGACCCCAG ACAAACCCATGCAGATGAACCAGGCCCTGTTCCTGGCCGGCGGGCACTGTGGCTATGTGCTGCAGCCCAGCGTCATGCGCGATGAGGCCTTCGATCCCTTTGACAAGAGCAGCCTCCGCGGGCTGGAGCCGTGCGCCATCTGCATCGAG GTGCTGGGGGCCCGGCACCTGCCGAAGAACGGCCGAGGCATCGTGTGTCCTTTTGTGGAGATCGAGGTGGCCGGAGCCGAGTATGACAGCATCAAGCAGAAGACAGAGTTCGTGG TGGACAATGGACTGAACCCCGTGTGGCCAGCCAAGCCCTTCCACTTCCAGATTAGTAACCCCGAGTTCGCCTTCCTGCGCTTCGTGGTCTATGAGGAGGACATGTTTAGTGACCAGAACTTCCTAGCTCAGGCTACCTTCCCAGTGAAGGGTCTGAAGACAG GCTACAGAGCAGTGCCTCTGAAGAACAACTACAGTGAGGGCCTGGAGCTGGCCTCCCTGCTCGTCAAGATTGACGTGTTCCCTGCCAAG caggagaacGGCGACCTCAGCCCCTTCGGGGGTGCGTCCCTGCGGGAGCGGAGCTGTGACGCCTCGGGCCCGCTGTTCCACGGCCGGGCCCGGGAGGGCTCCTTTGAAGCTCGCTACCAACAGCCCTTTGAGGACTTCCGCATCTCCCAGGAGCATCTCGCAGACCATTTTGACGGTCGGGATCgcag GACCCCACGCAGGACTCGGGTCAACGGAGACAACCGCCTGTAG
- the PLCG1 gene encoding 1-phosphatidylinositol 4,5-bisphosphate phosphodiesterase gamma-1 isoform X2, producing MAGAASPCANGCGPSAPSDAEVVHLCRSLEVGTVMTLFYSKKSQRPERKTFQVKLETRQITWSRGADKIEGAIDIREIKEIRPGKTSRDFDRYQEDPAFRPDQSHCFVILYGMEFRLKTLSLQATSEDEVNMWIKGLTWLMEDTLQAATPLQIERWLRKQFYSVDRNREDRISAKDLKNMLSQVNYRVPNMRFLRERLTDLEQRTSDITYGQFAQLYRSLMYSAQKTMDLPFLEASALRAGERPELCRVSLPEFQQFLLEYQGELWAVDRLQVQEFMLSFLRDPLREIEEPYFFLDEFVTFLFSKENSIWNSQLDEVCPDTMNNPLSHYWISSSHNTYLTGDQFSSESSLEAYARCLRMGCRCIELDCWDGPDGMPVIYHGHTLTTKIKFSDVLHTIKEHAFVASEYPVILSIEDHCSIAQQRNMAQYFKKVLGDTLLTKPVDIAADGLPSPNQLKRKILIKHKKLAEGSAYEEVPTSVMYSENDISNSIKNGILYLEDPVNHEWYPHYFVLTSSKIYYSEETSSDQGNEDEEEPKEASGSTELHSNEKWFHGKLGAGRDGRHIAERLLTEYCIETGAPDGSFLVRESETFVGDYTLSFWRNGKVQHCRIHSRQDAGTPKFFLTDNLVFDSLYDLITHYQQVPLRCNEFEMRLSEPVPQTNAHESKEWYHASLTRAQAEHMLMRVPRDGAFLVRKRNEPNSYAISFRAEGKIKHCRVQQEGQTVMLGNSEFDSLVDLISYYEKHPLYRKMKLRYPINEEALEKIGTAEPDYGALYEGRNPGFYVEANPMPTFKCAVKALFDYKAQREDELTFTKSAIIQNVEKQEGGWWRGDYGGKKQLWFPSNYVEEMVSPAALEPEREHLDENSPLGDLLRGVLDVPACQIAVRPEGKNNRLFVFSISMASVAHWSLDVAADSQEELQDWVKKIREVAQTADARLTEGKMMERRKKIALELSELVVYCRPVPFDEEKIGTERACYRDMSSFPETKAEKYVNKAKGKKFLQYNRLQLSRIYPKGQRLDSSNYDPLPMWICGSQLVALNFQTPDKPMQMNQALFLAGGHCGYVLQPSVMRDEAFDPFDKSSLRGLEPCAICIEVLGARHLPKNGRGIVCPFVEIEVAGAEYDSIKQKTEFVVDNGLNPVWPAKPFHFQISNPEFAFLRFVVYEEDMFSDQNFLAQATFPVKGLKTGYRAVPLKNNYSEGLELASLLVKIDVFPAKENGDLSPFGGASLRERSCDASGPLFHGRAREGSFEARYQQPFEDFRISQEHLADHFDGRDRRTPRRTRVNGDNRL from the exons ttGACATTCGTGAAATCAAGGAGATCCGCCCAGGGAAGACCTCACGGGACTTCGATCGCTACCAAGAGGATCCTGCTTTTCGACCGGACCAGTCCCACTGCTTCGTCATCCTGTATGGAATGGAATTCCGCCTGAAGACCCTGAGCCTCCAAG CCACGTCTGAGGACGAAGTGAACATGTGGATCAAGGGCCTGACTTGGCTGATGGAGGACACGTTGCAGGCAGCCACACCCCTGCAGATTGAGAG GTGGCTGCGGAAGCAGTTCTACTCAGTGGACCGGAACCGTGAGGACCG GATATCGGCCAAGGACCTGAAGAACATGCTGTCCCAGGTCAACTACCGGGTCCCCAACATGCGCTTCCTCCGGGAGCGGCTGACG GACCTGGAGCAGCGCACCAGTGACATCACCTACGGGCAGTTTGCACAGCTGTACCGCAGCCTCATGTACAGCGCCCAGAAGACG ATGGACCTTCCTTTCCTGGAAGCCAGCGCCCTGAG GGCGGGGGAGCGGCCGGAGTTGTGCCGGGTGTCCCTTCCTGAGTTCCAGCAGTTCCTCCTCGAGTACCAAGGG GAGCTGTGGGCGGTGGACCGGCTTCAGGTGCAGGAGTTCATGCTCAGCTTCCTCCGAGACCCCTTGCGAGAGATTGAGGAGCCTTACTTCTTCCTGGACGAG TTCGTCACCTTCCTGTTCTCCAAGGAGAACAGCATATGGAACTCGCAGCTAGACGAGGTGTGCCCCGACACCATGAACAACCCCCTGTCCCACTACTGGATCTCCTCCTCGCACAACAC GTATCTGACCGGGGACCAGTTCTCCAGCGAGTCCTCCCTGGAAGCCTACGCTCGCTGCCTGCGGATGGGCTGCCGTTGCATTGAGT TGGACTGCTGGGACGGCCCGGATGGGATGCCGGTCATTTACCATGGACACACTCTGACCACCAAGATCAAGTTCTCAGACGTCCTGCACACTATCAAGGAGCACGCCTTTGTGGCCTCAGA GTACCCGGTCATCCTGTCCATCGAGGACCACTGCAGCATTGCCCAGCAGAGGAACATGGCCCAGTATTTCAAAAAGGTGCTTGGGGACACACTCCTCACCAAGCCCGTGGATATTGCAGCCGAcgggctcccctcccccaaccagcTCAAGAGGAAGATCCTTATCAAG CACAAGAAGTTGGCTGAGGGCAGTGCCTACGAGGAGGTGCCAACATCGGTGATGTACTCTGAGAACGACATCAGCAACTCCATCAAGAATGGCATCCTCTACCTGGAAGACCCTGTGAACCAT GAGTGGTACCCCCACTACTTCGTCCTGACCAGTAGCAAGATCTACTACTCGGAGGAGACCAGCAGCGACCAGGGCAACGAGGATGAGGAGGAGCCCAAGGAG GCCAGTGGCAGCACAGAGCTGCACTCCAACGAGAAGTGGTTCCACGGGAAGCTTGGGGCGGGCCGGGATGGGCGGCACATCGCCGAGCGCCTGCTCACGGAGTACTGCATTGAGACCGGGGCCCCCGACGGCTCCTTCCTTGTGCGCGAGAGCGAGACCTTTGTGGGCGACTACACTCTGTCCTTCTG GCGGAATGGCAAAGTGCAGCACTGCCGGATCCACTCCCGGCAGGACGCAGGCACCCCCAAGTTCTTCCTGACGGACAACCTCGTCTTCGACTCCCTCTATGACCTCATCACGCACTACCAGCAGGTGCCCCTGCGCTGCAACGAATTTGAGATGCGCCTCTCAGAGCCGGTCCCGCAGACCAACGCGCACGAGAGCAAAGA GTGGTACCACGCCAGCCTGACCAGAGCGCAGGCCGAGCACATGCTGATGCGTGTACCCAGGGACGGGGCCTTCCTGGTGCGGAAACGGAACGAGCCCAACTCCTACGCCATCTCCTTCCG GGCTGAGGGCAAGATCAAGCACTGCCGCGTCCAGCAGGAGGGCCAGACCGTGATGCTGGGCAACTCAGAGTTTGACAGCCTTGTCGACCTCATCAGCTACTACGAGAAGCACCCACTGTACCGCAAGATGAAGCTGCGCTACCCCATCAACGAGGAGGCTCTGGAGAAGATCGGCACAGCT GAGCCTGACTACGGCGCGCTGTACGAGGGCCGCAACCCTGGCTTCTATGTGGAGGCGAACCCCATGCCCACGTTCAAG TGCGCCGTCAAAGCTCTCTTCGACTACAAAGCGCAGCGGGAGGACGAGCTGACATTCACCAAGAGTGCCATCATCCAGAACGTGGAGAAGCAGGAGGGAGGCTG GTGGCGGGGTGACTACGGCGGGAAGAAGCAGCTGTGGTTCCCTTCAAACTACGTGGAGGAAATGGTCAGCCCGGCGGCCCTGGAGCCCGAGAGGGAG CACTTGGACGAGAACAGCCCACTCGGGGACTTGCTCCGGGGGGTCCTGGATGTGCCAGCTTGTCAGATAG cCGTCCGTCCCGAGGGCAAGAACAACCGGCTGTTCGTCTTCTCCATCAGCATGGCCTCGGTGGCACACTGGTCCCTGGATGTGGCTGCCGACTCGCAGGAAGAGCTGCAGGACTGGGTGAAGAAGATCCGGGAGGTGGCGCAGACAGCGGATGCCAGG CTCACCGAGGGCAAGATGATGGAGCGGAGGAAGAAGATCGCCCTAGAGCTCTCAGAGCTCGTCGTCTACTGCCGGCCTGTCCCTTTCGACGAAGAGA AGATTGGCACCGAACGGGCCTGCTACCGCGACATGTCGTCCTTCCCGGAGACCAAGGCCGAGAAGTACGTGAACAAGGCCAAAGGCAAGAAGTTCCTCCAGTACAACCGCCTGCAGCTCTCCCGCATCTACCCTAAGGGCCAGCGGCTGGACTCCTCCAATTACGACCCCCTGCCCATGTGGATCTGCGGCAGCCAGCTTGTGGCCCTCAACTTCCAGACCCCAG ACAAACCCATGCAGATGAACCAGGCCCTGTTCCTGGCCGGCGGGCACTGTGGCTATGTGCTGCAGCCCAGCGTCATGCGCGATGAGGCCTTCGATCCCTTTGACAAGAGCAGCCTCCGCGGGCTGGAGCCGTGCGCCATCTGCATCGAG GTGCTGGGGGCCCGGCACCTGCCGAAGAACGGCCGAGGCATCGTGTGTCCTTTTGTGGAGATCGAGGTGGCCGGAGCCGAGTATGACAGCATCAAGCAGAAGACAGAGTTCGTGG TGGACAATGGACTGAACCCCGTGTGGCCAGCCAAGCCCTTCCACTTCCAGATTAGTAACCCCGAGTTCGCCTTCCTGCGCTTCGTGGTCTATGAGGAGGACATGTTTAGTGACCAGAACTTCCTAGCTCAGGCTACCTTCCCAGTGAAGGGTCTGAAGACAG GCTACAGAGCAGTGCCTCTGAAGAACAACTACAGTGAGGGCCTGGAGCTGGCCTCCCTGCTCGTCAAGATTGACGTGTTCCCTGCCAAG gagaacGGCGACCTCAGCCCCTTCGGGGGTGCGTCCCTGCGGGAGCGGAGCTGTGACGCCTCGGGCCCGCTGTTCCACGGCCGGGCCCGGGAGGGCTCCTTTGAAGCTCGCTACCAACAGCCCTTTGAGGACTTCCGCATCTCCCAGGAGCATCTCGCAGACCATTTTGACGGTCGGGATCgcag GACCCCACGCAGGACTCGGGTCAACGGAGACAACCGCCTGTAG